GTCAGAACAGCGGACAGGGTGGAGGGACGCATCGTCGCTCCGGTTCCCTTCCGTCGTCTCTCTTTACTTCCCTCGTCGCCTCCACTCTCGGGTTTCCGCCTCCACCTTCACCGCTGCATCGTCTTCTGTCGTAACCCGCGCGTCTCTCTCCATCTCTTCCAGTTCGTTCGTCGCTCCCGAGACTCCTGTTTCTCCCGCCCTTTCAGCTTCCGTTACCGCACTGCCGTCTCGACTCGTCCACGCCGCCCGTCCACCGTATCGAGTTCACCCGTTCGCGTCACTCTCCGTCGCCGTGGACACCACCGTGTCCGCTGTTCCCCCTCCGATTCTCCGCCAGCGAGACGGGTGGCAGATGGAAGTGCTTAGAGTTAAGTCGGGTCACCCAGTGCACCGGATATGGTCAAACTCGACGACGTGGACCCCGAGGAACTTCGTCGCACTCTCGCAGACGTGGACTCCGCGAAAGAGGCGAAACGACTCGTCGTCGCTCTGGACTACCTCGACGACGTACCGGTCTCGGTCCTCGCAGAACGGTACGGAATCCCGCGTTCGACGCTCTACTACTGGCTCGATAGGTTCGAGACGGAGCCTATCTCCGAGGCGATTACCGACGAGGACCGGCCGGGACGCCCCCGGAAACTGGACGACAGGGACCGGAAGCGACTCTCGGAACACCTCGAAGCGTCTCCCGGCGAGCACGCGTACGACGCGGACGAGTGGACCCCCGAACTCGTCAGAGACCACGTCGAACGCGTGTTCGGCGTGTCGTACTCGGTCGGCCACGTCCGTCGCCTCCTCCGCGAACTGCGGTCGTCGTGAACC
This portion of the Halogeometricum rufum genome encodes:
- a CDS encoding helix-turn-helix domain-containing protein, with the protein product MVKLDDVDPEELRRTLADVDSAKEAKRLVVALDYLDDVPVSVLAERYGIPRSTLYYWLDRFETEPISEAITDEDRPGRPRKLDDRDRKRLSEHLEASPGEHAYDADEWTPELVRDHVERVFGVSYSVGHVRRLLRELRSS